DNA sequence from the Streptomyces tsukubensis genome:
TGCCGTGGCCCGGCGCACCTCCGCCGGCGACGAGTTGCCCGCCCCGGGCCCCGGAGGAACGACGGACGACGCGCTGCGGCTCGGCGGAGTCACCGTCGAACTGCCCACCCGGCGCGTCCGGGTGGACGGCGAGACCGTCCAGCTCACCCGCAAGGAGTTCGATCTGCTGGCCCTCCTCGCGCAGCGGCCGGGCGTCGTCTTCCGCCGGGAGCAGATCATCAGCGAGGTGTGGCACACCAGCTGGGAGGGGACCGGCCGGACCCTGGAAGTGCATGTGGCATCGCTGCGCTCCAAACTGAGGATGCCCGCGCTGATCGAGACCGTCCGCGGGGTCGGCTACCGCCTTGTGACTCCGGGCGACTGACGGGACCGTGCGCACTCGTCTGCTGCCGCTGCTCATCGTCCTCATGGCGGGTGTGCTGCTGGCACTCGGCTTCCCCCTGGCCGTCAGTGTCGCCTCGGCACGGCAGCAGGAAGTAGTGGTCGACCGGATCGACGACACCGTGCGGTTCGCGGCTCTGGCGCAGTTCGTCTCGGACGGTGAGGGAGTCGAGGACGAGCGGCTCTCCACGCTCCAGGACCAGTTGAACCGCTACTACTCGACC
Encoded proteins:
- a CDS encoding response regulator transcription factor, whose translation is MRLLLVEDDNHVAAALSAVLARHGFDVVHARNGEEALRAVLPATHPGKPPFGVVLLDLGLPDQDGYQVCGKLRKLTSTPVIMVTARADVRSRIHGLNLGADDYVVKPYDTGELLARIHAVARRTSAGDELPAPGPGGTTDDALRLGGVTVELPTRRVRVDGETVQLTRKEFDLLALLAQRPGVVFRREQIISEVWHTSWEGTGRTLEVHVASLRSKLRMPALIETVRGVGYRLVTPGD